Proteins from a genomic interval of Papaver somniferum cultivar HN1 chromosome 4, ASM357369v1, whole genome shotgun sequence:
- the LOC113273221 gene encoding zinc finger BED domain-containing protein RICESLEEPER 2-like, which translates to MSSVQEQELPEPDHYNDVMSGDGQDDDDDVEMLDSVNEDPTVGCAPAQVARGKKNRLRSEVWEFFKLVKYKDGTTKGVCKACNAGYKYESQRGGTSAMKRHKCIKRQSMDVGQMILASQNSQLSTRVRKVDQMKLRDLFSALLIARNVPFALVEWKEFRDICAYLNDDFKPISRNTGKADVVKKHKAQKEVIRNRLKLAPGRICLTSDMWTSVTTTGYISLTAHYLDKDWVLQKKLLNFSPLPPPHTGEHLSSKLFAMIEDWGIEEKVSNITLDNAANNGACAGIMKSRLVANKILLNDGKYFHVRCCAHILALIVKEGLTKIDPAVLKIRASVKSLKKSQVRKQKFLDIVETLGMSGLKKGIRQDVKTRWNSTYLMLDSCILYKPVFSHLKLVDSDYGDCPTNEEWEQIEVVTKFLKVFHELTKVFSGSKYPTSNLYFERICQVQVLLKKESRSSIEFIRNMVKEMQAKFYSYWKELSPILAIAVVLDPRSKMNFVKFTYSKLYPDERELECQVNKVHSNIKALFNEYYTLSSSRASNSCAAQNLSVQNGGNFAAQEGSDFFQKDDNFASFS; encoded by the exons atgtcaagtgtacaagaacaagagTTACCAGAACCAGACCATTACAACGATGTTATGAGTGGTGAcggtcaagatgatgatgatgatgttgagatgctAGATTCTGTGAATGAGGATCCAACTGTTGGTTGTGCACCTGCACAAGTTGCACGTGGAAAGAAAAATAGACTTAGATCCGAAGTTTGGGAATTTTTTAAACTCGTTAAGTATAAGGATGGTACAACGAAGGGGGTGTGCAAGGCTTGTAATGCAGGATATAAATATGAAAGCCAAAGAGGTGGAACCTCAGCCATGAAAAGGCATAAGTGCATTAAACGTCAGTCTATGGACGTAGGGCAGATGATATTAGCTTCACAAAATAGCCAGCTGTCTACCCGTGTACGCAAGGTTGATCAAATGAAATTACGGGATTTGTTCTCAGCTTTACTCATTGCAAGAAATGTTccatttgctttggtggagtggaaagagtttagggatatatgtgcttatttaaatgatgactttaaaccaatatcaaggaatactgggaaagccgatgtggtaaagaaacataaagcacaaaaagaagttattcgcaacagattgaaacttgctccag GTAGGAtatgtctaacatcagacatgtggactTCTGTAACAACTACTGGATATATAAGCTTAACTGCGCACTATCTTGATAAAGATTGGGTATTGCAAAAGAAGCTTCTGAATTTCTCTCcccttccaccacctcatacag GTGAACACCTTTCTTCTAAGTTATttgcaatgatagaagattggggaattgaagaaaaggtatccaacatcaccttggataatgcTGCAAATAACGGAGCTTGTGCTGGAATTATGAAGAGTAGACTTGTTGCAAATAAGATCCTGTTGAACGATGGAAAATACTttcatgtgcgttgttgtgctcatATCTTAGCTCTTATTGTAAAAGAAGGACTTACGAAGATTGATCCAGCCGTGCTTAAGATTCGAGCGTCAGTGAAGTCCCTTAAAAAGtcccaagtaagaaaacaaaagttcttggaCATTGTTGAAACTTTAGGAATGTCTGGTCTGAAAAAGGGTATTCGGCAAGACGTAAAGACAAG gtggaattcaacttatcttatGTTAGACAGTTGTATCTTGTATAAGCCAGTTTTCTCTCATTTGAAGTTGGTGGATTCAGACTATGGAGACTGTCCAACTAATGAAGAATGGGAACAAATTGAAGTAGTCACAAAGTTTCTCAAGGTGTTTCATGAACTCACAAAGGTTttttctggtagtaagtatcctacttCCAATCTGTATTTTGAAAGAATTTGTCAAGTTCAGGTGTTACTAAAGAAAGAGAGCAGAAGTAGTATTGAATTCATTAGGAACATGGTAAAAGAGATGCAAGCAAAATTTTATAGTTACTGGAAGGAGTTGAGTCCTATACTGGCTATTGcagttgtgttagatcctagatcgAAAATGAATTTTGTGAAATTTACTTACTCCAAGTTGTATCCTGATGAGAGAGAATTAGAATGTCAAGTTAATAAAGTGCATAGTAATATAAAAGCACTTTTTAATGAGTATTACACCTTGTCAAGTTCAAGAGCTTCCAACAGTTGTGCAGCTCAAAATTTGAGTGTTCAAAATGGTGGGAATTTTGCTGcccaagaagggagtgattttttTCAG AAAGATGATAACTTTGCTAGTTTCTCTTGA